A window from Trinickia violacea encodes these proteins:
- a CDS encoding DUF3331 domain-containing protein gives MNEFNRWEQVLSLLDPHAVGWKVTQPATIDAFKAHSGLRTGASGTANVALCRTSVVAVERQSERSMLVSWSDSTRCRYIDQRWTSGRSRRSGHCALTGRAIRRGEMIYKPQWRGEHPPANSAEMILAAELERMVVRTESVHMESVRMDLVGLLPELRAAS, from the coding sequence ATGAACGAGTTCAATCGCTGGGAGCAAGTGCTCTCGTTGCTTGACCCGCATGCCGTAGGGTGGAAGGTGACGCAGCCGGCGACCATCGATGCGTTTAAAGCGCACAGCGGCCTGCGCACTGGCGCGAGCGGAACAGCTAACGTCGCGCTGTGCCGGACGTCGGTGGTCGCCGTGGAGAGGCAAAGCGAACGCTCGATGCTCGTGTCGTGGAGCGATTCGACGCGCTGCCGCTATATCGATCAGCGCTGGACCAGCGGGCGTTCGCGGCGCAGCGGCCACTGCGCGCTGACCGGTCGTGCGATTCGCCGCGGCGAGATGATCTACAAGCCGCAATGGCGAGGCGAGCATCCCCCGGCCAACAGCGCGGAGATGATTCTCGCGGCCGAACTCGAACGAATGGTCGTGCGAACGGAATCCGTCCACATGGAATCGGTTCGTATGGATCTGGTTGGCCTGCTGCCGGAGCTGCGAGCAGCCTCCTGA
- a CDS encoding FAD-dependent oxidoreductase, with product MSSTDPFPQAEDAAPELEVPYTSLEHRRYQMFPRLSPAEILSLQRFAKPMSFQAGEMIFETGRVALGLFVLLQGSVRISTRDSLGRSTLVTEHEAGHFMAEMAQLSGKPALVDGVALTHCETLVVEPEQLRALIVADAQLGEHIMRALILRRLGLIEQGLGPIIVGDGSDGRLIGLQGFLRRNAYPASVLDVRHNEEAVTLLSGMTAGPADFPLVFCPDGSVLRAPDEVQLATRLGLVPAFQSSCTYDIAIVGAGPAGLAAAVYAATEGLSVAVFDQRAPGGQAGASSRIENYLGFPTGISGQALAARAFQQALKFGAHLAIPGKVTDIARHDTHFTLALADGQQICARTVVIASGAAYRKPQVPDFDRFDGRGIYYWASPIEAKLVKGQDIVLIGGGNSAGQAVVFLANFARSIRVLIRGEGLDASMSRYLIDRIGALPNVSVCTRCTLEALEADAAGLARVHIRNDGEDEVIASRHLFLFIGADPKTDWLASSGVELDPRGFVLTGLAGARRGSPYEHETYPLQTSVSGMFAIGDVRSGSAKRVATAVGDGAAVISQIHAYLADLSTEVQSG from the coding sequence ATGAGCAGCACGGACCCTTTCCCGCAGGCCGAAGACGCGGCGCCGGAATTGGAGGTTCCCTATACGTCGCTTGAACATCGCCGGTATCAGATGTTCCCTCGCTTGTCGCCGGCGGAGATTCTCAGCCTGCAACGCTTCGCGAAGCCGATGTCGTTCCAGGCCGGCGAGATGATTTTCGAAACCGGCCGTGTCGCCCTCGGTCTGTTCGTGCTTCTGCAAGGCAGCGTGCGGATCTCCACGCGCGATTCGCTGGGCCGCTCGACGCTCGTGACCGAGCACGAGGCGGGACACTTCATGGCGGAGATGGCCCAGCTGTCGGGCAAGCCCGCGCTCGTCGACGGTGTGGCGCTGACGCACTGCGAGACGCTCGTCGTCGAACCGGAGCAGTTGAGGGCGTTGATCGTGGCCGACGCGCAGCTCGGCGAGCACATCATGCGGGCGCTGATCCTGAGGCGCCTGGGACTGATCGAGCAGGGGCTGGGGCCGATCATCGTCGGCGACGGATCGGACGGCCGGCTCATCGGCCTGCAGGGTTTCCTGCGCCGCAATGCTTATCCCGCGTCGGTGCTCGATGTCCGTCATAACGAGGAAGCGGTCACGCTGCTGTCGGGCATGACGGCGGGGCCGGCGGATTTTCCGCTCGTGTTCTGCCCCGACGGCTCCGTGCTGCGCGCACCCGACGAAGTCCAGCTGGCCACGCGCCTAGGGCTCGTGCCGGCCTTCCAGAGCTCGTGCACCTACGACATCGCGATCGTCGGCGCAGGCCCGGCCGGGCTCGCGGCGGCCGTGTATGCGGCCACCGAAGGGCTGTCGGTGGCAGTGTTCGACCAGCGTGCGCCGGGCGGGCAAGCGGGGGCGAGCTCGCGGATCGAAAACTACCTCGGCTTTCCGACCGGAATCTCAGGTCAGGCGCTGGCGGCAAGAGCATTCCAGCAGGCGCTGAAGTTCGGCGCCCATCTGGCGATTCCAGGCAAGGTCACCGACATCGCGCGGCATGACACGCACTTCACGCTTGCGCTTGCCGACGGCCAGCAAATCTGCGCGCGTACCGTGGTGATCGCAAGCGGCGCCGCTTACCGCAAGCCGCAGGTGCCGGATTTCGATCGCTTCGATGGACGCGGCATCTACTACTGGGCGTCGCCGATCGAGGCGAAGCTCGTGAAGGGGCAGGATATCGTGTTGATCGGCGGCGGAAACTCGGCGGGCCAGGCCGTCGTGTTCCTCGCCAATTTCGCCCGCAGCATTCGCGTTCTGATCCGCGGTGAAGGACTCGACGCGAGCATGTCGAGGTATCTGATCGACCGCATCGGCGCATTGCCGAACGTATCGGTCTGCACGCGCTGCACGCTCGAAGCCCTCGAGGCGGATGCGGCCGGACTCGCTCGCGTTCACATCCGCAACGACGGCGAGGACGAAGTGATCGCGTCGCGCCATCTCTTTCTCTTCATCGGCGCCGATCCCAAGACCGACTGGCTGGCATCGAGCGGCGTCGAATTGGACCCGCGCGGTTTCGTGTTGACCGGTCTCGCCGGGGCGCGCCGCGGCTCGCCATACGAACACGAGACGTACCCGCTTCAGACGAGCGTGAGCGGCATGTTCGCGATCGGCGACGTGCGCTCCGGCTCGGCCAAGCGCGTGGCCACGGCGGTCGGCGACGGCGCGGCGGTGATCAGCCAGATCCACGCCTACCTCGCAGACCTGAGTACGGAAGTGCAGAGCGGCTAG
- a CDS encoding alpha/beta fold hydrolase, with amino-acid sequence MDAQNKTTTLSASRRRLLSASAGMAGAAAAFSALSASAATTSGGAHASHSAAGGRQEGSYVKAKDGTEIYFKDWGTGTPVVFSHGWPLSADAWDPQMLFLVNQGYRVIAHDRRGHGRSGQPSHGNDMDTYADDLAAVLDALDVRNAMLVGHSTGGGEVAHYIGRHGSKRVAKAVLIGAVPPQMVKSATNPGGLDMSVFDGIRAQVAANRSQFYLDLATPFYGFNRPNAKTSQGLIQDFWRQGMQGSIKGQYECIKQFSEVDYTEDLKKIDVPTLILHGDDDQIVPIDDSAKLSAKIVKNATLKIYAGAPHGMCSTHAEKVNEDLLAFLKQ; translated from the coding sequence ATGGACGCTCAAAACAAAACCACCACCCTTTCTGCGTCGCGACGCAGGCTGCTCTCGGCGAGTGCCGGCATGGCCGGCGCAGCCGCGGCCTTTTCTGCGCTGTCGGCGTCTGCCGCGACCACGAGCGGCGGTGCACACGCGAGCCACTCCGCTGCCGGCGGCCGGCAAGAGGGCAGCTATGTGAAGGCGAAGGACGGCACCGAGATCTACTTCAAGGACTGGGGCACTGGCACGCCCGTGGTGTTCTCGCACGGCTGGCCGCTGTCCGCCGACGCCTGGGATCCGCAGATGCTGTTCCTCGTCAATCAAGGCTATCGCGTGATCGCGCACGACCGGCGCGGCCACGGCCGCTCGGGCCAGCCGTCGCACGGCAACGACATGGATACCTACGCCGACGACCTCGCCGCGGTGCTCGACGCGCTCGACGTGCGTAACGCCATGCTGGTCGGTCATTCGACGGGCGGCGGCGAAGTCGCGCACTACATCGGGCGTCATGGCTCGAAGCGCGTGGCCAAGGCTGTGTTGATCGGCGCGGTTCCGCCGCAGATGGTGAAGAGCGCGACCAACCCGGGCGGCCTCGACATGTCCGTGTTCGACGGTATCCGCGCACAAGTCGCGGCGAACCGCTCGCAGTTCTATCTGGATCTCGCGACGCCGTTCTACGGCTTCAACCGTCCGAACGCGAAGACCTCGCAGGGCTTGATTCAGGACTTCTGGCGTCAGGGCATGCAAGGCTCGATCAAAGGCCAGTACGAGTGCATCAAGCAGTTCTCCGAAGTCGACTACACGGAAGACCTGAAGAAGATCGACGTGCCGACGCTGATCCTGCACGGCGACGACGATCAGATCGTGCCGATCGACGATTCGGCGAAGCTCTCGGCGAAGATCGTCAAGAACGCGACGCTGAAAATCTATGCAGGCGCACCGCATGGCATGTGCAGCACCCACGCAGAGAAGGTCAACGAGGACCTGCTCGCGTTTCTGAAGCAGTAA
- a CDS encoding LysR family transcriptional regulator, whose translation MKLSFEALEALDVIDRVGTFAEAAEMLHRVPSSLTYLVQKLESDLGVELFDRSGRRAKLTHAGRVVVEEGRRLLHAAEQLECKARRIQEGWEAELRLCIDEILPFGALWPYVHGFYDLEMDTRLRLSTEVLGGTWDALITRRADLVVGAAGDPPQLPNIIARPVGSLRHVFAVAPDHPLARLPEPLTMDAVVHYRGAVISDTSRELKPRSVATDNGQPCIAVPTLAAKLAAQCEGIAVGTLPECIAQPAIDAGKLVARRVTGMREVTYCYLAWREDEAGRALTWWVEQLDRPDLIDRFIAQI comes from the coding sequence ATGAAGTTGTCATTCGAAGCGCTCGAAGCGCTCGACGTCATCGACCGCGTCGGCACGTTTGCCGAAGCAGCTGAAATGCTGCACCGCGTGCCGTCCTCGCTCACCTATCTCGTGCAGAAACTCGAAAGCGATCTTGGCGTGGAGCTGTTCGACCGCAGCGGCCGGCGTGCGAAGCTCACGCATGCGGGACGCGTCGTCGTGGAGGAAGGGCGCCGGCTGCTGCATGCGGCCGAGCAGCTCGAGTGCAAAGCGCGCCGCATCCAGGAAGGCTGGGAAGCGGAGCTGCGCTTGTGCATCGACGAGATCCTGCCGTTCGGCGCCCTATGGCCCTACGTGCATGGGTTTTACGACCTCGAAATGGATACGCGGCTGCGTCTGTCGACCGAAGTGCTCGGCGGCACCTGGGATGCGTTGATCACGCGGCGCGCGGATCTGGTGGTGGGCGCCGCCGGCGATCCTCCGCAGCTGCCGAACATCATCGCGCGTCCGGTGGGCTCGCTGCGGCACGTGTTCGCCGTCGCGCCCGATCATCCGCTCGCGCGTCTGCCCGAGCCGTTGACGATGGACGCCGTCGTCCACTATCGCGGAGCCGTCATCAGCGACACGTCGCGCGAGCTTAAGCCGCGCTCGGTTGCGACCGACAACGGTCAGCCCTGCATCGCCGTGCCGACGCTCGCCGCCAAGCTGGCCGCGCAATGCGAAGGCATCGCCGTGGGCACCTTGCCCGAATGCATCGCTCAGCCCGCCATCGACGCAGGCAAGCTCGTTGCGCGGCGCGTGACCGGCATGCGCGAAGTGACCTATTGCTACCTTGCGTGGCGCGAAGACGAAGCCGGCCGCGCCTTGACGTGGTGGGTCGAACAACTGGACCGTCCCGATCTGATCGATCGCTTCATCGCGCAGATCTAA
- a CDS encoding ATP-binding protein, giving the protein MIQIGQLDVFLENREVRSNGESLRIGSRAFDILEVLIRAGGALVSKDEIIRAVWPNVVVQENNLQVHIAALRKALAGDRDLIRTVPGRGYRLVAANPEPAVAREPMRPLRMAPAHGMPYCVSSLVGREATIAEIVGALDTTKVVTLVGAGGIGKTRIAIEVAAQIGSRFADGVVFVPFASVSDPRFALDALAAALGLPMPVGRLSLDDIASRVAGRHMLLLLDNCEHLIDEVAQIASAISEANEGLYVLATSREALRVPGELLYPVQPLDVPDEGGTAEDILAASAVQLFVDRARAADPRFPLDDRTLLVTGLICRRLDGIPLAVELAAARAAVLGVEVLAEHLDDHFRILAGGFRTALPRHQTLKAMLDWSYRLLDDTERALLRSLGVFMNGFSFDAAYHVIKERGFSCTEVLDALSGLVAKSLVVRESEEAATRYRLLEITRAYALKQLEDHGERKAAALAHATYFRAILSRAPTRLAAAKTTPWFMAFRHELGNLRAALDWAFAPDGDRAVGIALAAVAVPCLFDLSLVDECCERARAALDAMRAPEVAPVPAESRLPLLAAYGAALLFTQGPVPAVHEAWSEVLSLAVATNNAEFELRALWGLWSIRQYGGDAHAALQLARRFGALAQMADHPAFSLVAGRLESVALHYAGEPEAARERLGQLLCNYECPTDHWGIPGFRIEPGIVARATLARVLWTQGETSEALKTAQCALEAALCYGHDIVTCYVLVEGLVPVALLSGEFELAREGIALLRTRAKQGGFMVWLACSECYDQYLKSIAEPDPTRLPEFRAALDAVRQTGYLAQWTMLLAQYARALNECGRREEAEAVLDEALQHCAATGDRWFYLNLCRLGADLATRSEID; this is encoded by the coding sequence ATGATCCAAATTGGACAATTAGATGTCTTTCTAGAGAACCGTGAAGTTCGCTCGAACGGCGAGTCGCTGCGCATCGGCAGCCGCGCGTTCGATATCCTCGAAGTGTTGATTCGTGCCGGAGGCGCGCTGGTTTCGAAAGACGAGATCATCCGCGCCGTTTGGCCAAACGTTGTCGTCCAGGAGAACAACCTTCAGGTTCACATCGCCGCGCTGCGCAAGGCGCTGGCCGGCGATCGCGATCTGATCCGCACCGTGCCGGGCCGCGGCTATCGGCTCGTCGCCGCCAATCCCGAGCCGGCGGTCGCACGAGAGCCGATGCGTCCGTTGCGGATGGCGCCGGCGCATGGCATGCCCTATTGTGTTTCATCCTTGGTCGGCCGCGAGGCGACGATCGCCGAAATCGTCGGCGCGCTCGATACGACGAAGGTCGTCACGCTCGTGGGAGCGGGCGGCATCGGCAAGACGCGTATCGCCATCGAAGTGGCCGCGCAAATCGGCAGCCGCTTTGCCGATGGCGTGGTGTTCGTTCCGTTTGCGTCGGTATCCGACCCGCGCTTCGCGCTCGATGCGCTGGCGGCCGCGCTCGGCCTGCCGATGCCCGTCGGGCGCCTGTCGCTCGACGATATCGCGTCGCGCGTGGCGGGCCGGCACATGCTGCTCTTGCTCGACAATTGCGAGCATCTGATCGACGAGGTGGCGCAGATCGCGAGCGCCATCAGCGAGGCCAACGAAGGGCTCTATGTCCTCGCCACGAGCCGTGAAGCCTTGCGTGTCCCGGGCGAACTGCTGTATCCGGTCCAGCCGCTCGACGTGCCCGACGAGGGCGGTACCGCCGAGGACATCCTGGCAGCGAGCGCCGTCCAGTTGTTCGTCGATCGCGCCCGGGCGGCGGACCCGCGCTTTCCGCTCGATGACCGCACGCTGCTCGTGACGGGGCTCATCTGCCGCCGGCTCGACGGCATCCCGCTCGCCGTCGAACTGGCTGCGGCACGCGCCGCGGTCCTTGGCGTGGAAGTGTTGGCCGAGCACCTCGACGACCACTTTCGGATTCTCGCCGGCGGCTTCCGCACGGCGTTGCCGCGCCATCAGACCTTGAAGGCCATGCTCGACTGGAGCTATCGCCTGCTCGACGATACCGAGCGCGCGTTGCTGCGCTCGCTGGGCGTTTTCATGAACGGCTTCTCGTTCGATGCCGCGTATCACGTGATCAAGGAACGCGGGTTTTCTTGCACCGAGGTGCTCGATGCCCTGAGCGGTCTCGTCGCGAAGTCGCTCGTGGTGCGAGAGAGCGAGGAAGCGGCGACGCGTTACCGGCTGCTCGAGATCACGCGAGCCTACGCGCTGAAGCAGCTCGAGGATCATGGGGAGCGCAAGGCCGCCGCGCTCGCGCACGCCACCTATTTCCGCGCGATCCTCTCCCGAGCGCCGACGCGGCTTGCCGCTGCGAAGACGACCCCGTGGTTCATGGCGTTCCGGCATGAGCTCGGCAATCTTCGCGCGGCGCTCGATTGGGCCTTCGCGCCCGATGGCGACCGTGCCGTCGGCATCGCCTTGGCGGCGGTCGCCGTGCCGTGCCTCTTCGATCTTTCGCTGGTCGACGAATGCTGCGAACGGGCCCGCGCCGCGCTCGATGCGATGCGCGCCCCGGAAGTCGCACCGGTTCCCGCCGAAAGCCGCTTGCCGCTTCTCGCGGCCTATGGCGCAGCGTTGCTGTTTACGCAGGGCCCGGTGCCGGCCGTGCACGAAGCGTGGTCCGAGGTGCTGTCGCTCGCGGTGGCGACCAACAACGCCGAGTTCGAGCTGCGCGCCTTGTGGGGACTGTGGAGCATCCGTCAGTACGGAGGGGACGCGCACGCCGCGCTGCAGCTGGCGCGCCGTTTCGGCGCGCTCGCGCAGATGGCCGATCATCCGGCGTTCTCCCTGGTGGCGGGGCGGCTCGAGTCTGTCGCGCTGCATTATGCGGGCGAGCCTGAGGCGGCACGCGAGCGGCTCGGGCAGTTGCTGTGCAACTACGAATGTCCTACCGACCACTGGGGCATCCCGGGGTTTCGCATCGAGCCCGGCATCGTTGCGCGCGCGACGTTGGCGCGCGTGCTGTGGACCCAGGGAGAAACGAGCGAGGCGCTGAAGACCGCGCAGTGTGCGCTCGAAGCGGCGCTGTGCTATGGGCACGACATCGTGACGTGCTACGTGCTCGTCGAAGGGCTGGTGCCGGTCGCGCTCTTGAGCGGCGAGTTCGAGCTTGCCCGCGAGGGCATCGCGCTGTTGCGCACGCGTGCGAAGCAGGGAGGCTTCATGGTCTGGCTCGCGTGCAGCGAATGCTATGACCAATATCTGAAGTCCATCGCCGAGCCCGATCCCACGCGGCTGCCGGAGTTTCGCGCGGCGCTCGATGCCGTGCGGCAGACGGGCTATCTCGCGCAGTGGACCATGCTGCTGGCGCAGTATGCGCGCGCGTTGAACGAATGCGGTCGCCGCGAAGAAGCGGAGGCCGTGCTCGATGAGGCGTTGCAGCACTGCGCGGCAACGGGCGACCGCTGGTTCTATCTGAACCTGTGCCGGCTGGGCGCCGATCTCGCGACTCGCAGCGAGATCGATTGA
- a CDS encoding glyoxalase, translating to MLALGVALACTPASAQPVCRAKQVAAVSVGPQYDTTHVYVASADFDAFVNSFITTFGGKASPRAVFTVTPTPSKTASQYVKTPVGMLSVFAFQTPVPYPFGNERTGYLVTNIDDAIRAAQAAGADVIVDKFDDPIGKDAIIQWPGGLTMQLYWHTKTPSYDPLERVPDNRVYVSKQSADKFIEDFLCFSHGKVVSDEHGADGAEIGRPGETIRRVRVTSDFGEMLVFATDGRLPYPFGREVTGYRVADLDATLAKAQGAGVKVLSAPSRTVEGRTAMVEFPGGYIAEIHEWSK from the coding sequence ATGCTGGCGCTCGGCGTGGCGCTTGCCTGCACGCCGGCTTCGGCGCAACCGGTCTGCCGGGCCAAGCAGGTTGCCGCTGTGTCGGTCGGGCCGCAATACGACACGACGCACGTCTACGTCGCGAGCGCGGACTTCGACGCATTCGTGAACAGCTTCATCACCACGTTCGGCGGCAAGGCTTCGCCGCGCGCGGTGTTCACCGTCACGCCGACGCCGAGCAAGACCGCTTCGCAGTACGTAAAGACGCCCGTGGGCATGCTGTCCGTGTTTGCGTTTCAGACGCCGGTGCCGTACCCGTTCGGCAATGAGCGCACGGGGTATCTGGTCACCAATATAGACGATGCGATTCGTGCCGCGCAGGCCGCGGGTGCCGACGTGATCGTCGACAAGTTCGACGACCCGATCGGCAAGGACGCGATCATCCAGTGGCCGGGCGGGCTCACGATGCAGTTGTACTGGCACACCAAGACGCCTTCGTACGATCCGCTCGAGCGGGTGCCCGACAATCGCGTCTACGTGTCCAAGCAGAGCGCCGACAAGTTCATCGAGGACTTCCTGTGCTTCTCGCACGGCAAGGTGGTGTCGGACGAGCATGGCGCGGACGGCGCGGAGATCGGGCGGCCGGGCGAGACGATCCGGCGCGTGCGCGTGACCTCCGACTTCGGCGAGATGCTCGTGTTCGCGACGGACGGCAGGCTGCCCTATCCGTTCGGGCGTGAAGTGACCGGCTACCGGGTTGCCGATCTCGACGCGACGCTGGCGAAAGCGCAAGGCGCGGGCGTCAAGGTGCTGTCTGCGCCGAGCCGCACGGTCGAAGGGCGCACGGCGATGGTCGAGTTTCCGGGCGGCTATATCGCCGAAATCCACGAGTGGTCCAAGTAG
- a CDS encoding YoaK family protein → MPQRLITVLAFLAGYVDTFGFVGLFGLFTSHVTTNFVLIGANIVGQGQGVLLKLSAFPAFIAGVAVAKCAVEFSVRRGVSAERAIYVLQAVCLSFMMFAGLAALPVHSADSAAVIVAGLFGAIAMGIQNGHSQLVLAGKPLTTTMTQNITLGVIDAIEAMMGRGAETKAAARARFADTLLPVCGFAVGAIVAAIAWVQASFWALLFPVTLLAILALRASTEACAVGE, encoded by the coding sequence TTGCCCCAACGGCTCATCACGGTCCTTGCGTTCCTCGCCGGATACGTCGATACCTTCGGTTTTGTCGGACTATTCGGCCTCTTCACCTCGCACGTGACAACCAACTTCGTGCTGATCGGCGCCAACATCGTCGGGCAAGGGCAGGGCGTGTTGCTCAAGCTGTCGGCGTTTCCTGCGTTCATCGCAGGCGTCGCGGTGGCGAAATGCGCCGTGGAATTCAGCGTGCGCCGCGGCGTGTCCGCGGAGCGGGCGATCTACGTGCTGCAGGCCGTCTGCCTGAGCTTCATGATGTTTGCGGGTCTTGCCGCGTTGCCCGTGCATTCGGCGGACAGCGCCGCGGTCATCGTGGCCGGACTGTTCGGCGCGATCGCCATGGGCATTCAGAACGGCCATAGCCAACTCGTGCTGGCCGGAAAACCGCTCACTACGACGATGACGCAGAACATCACGCTCGGCGTGATCGATGCAATCGAAGCGATGATGGGCCGCGGCGCCGAGACAAAGGCCGCGGCTCGCGCGCGCTTCGCCGATACGTTGCTTCCTGTCTGCGGCTTTGCCGTGGGCGCGATCGTTGCCGCCATTGCCTGGGTGCAGGCATCGTTCTGGGCCTTGCTGTTTCCGGTCACGCTGCTGGCGATACTCGCCTTGCGAGCCAGCACCGAGGCATGCGCCGTGGGCGAGTGA
- a CDS encoding PRC-barrel domain-containing protein, with translation MLLALAMGSVSLHATAQVAGVQPIGISVTQADLIVRGWSVKKSFLGKPVVNDKGEQIGVVHDIIIAPDDSASFVIVAAHQFAGVSQHDVAIPVSQLDFADGKLTLAGGTREAIKAMPTFQYPHVPVVPVARTEYLRH, from the coding sequence ATGCTGCTGGCTCTTGCAATGGGCAGTGTTTCCTTGCATGCAACCGCGCAGGTGGCGGGCGTGCAGCCCATTGGCATCAGCGTGACGCAAGCCGATCTTATCGTTCGCGGCTGGAGCGTAAAGAAGTCGTTCCTTGGCAAGCCGGTCGTCAACGACAAGGGTGAACAGATCGGCGTCGTGCACGACATCATCATCGCGCCCGATGACTCCGCATCGTTCGTGATCGTCGCAGCCCATCAGTTCGCGGGCGTCTCGCAGCACGACGTCGCCATTCCCGTGAGCCAGCTCGACTTCGCCGACGGGAAGCTCACGCTCGCGGGCGGCACGCGCGAAGCGATCAAGGCGATGCCGACGTTCCAATACCCGCACGTGCCCGTTGTGCCTGTGGCGCGGACCGAGTACTTGCGTCACTGA
- a CDS encoding alginate export family protein: MRRVLSKATAGAALVASALANGGEAWAADPVQDPPQTAAQGTSPATACNATRPAVLFNRWQENWGVLANPCVPKEPLDSLKYIPLGSDPSTYLSLGANLRERFELNNASLFGLGNGRDDNYVIQRAEVHADARFGSHVQAFFQLEDARPFGKNTVTPVDKDQLDIEQAFVAFVYGVGGGTLKTRIGRQEMAFDLQRFVSVRDGPNVRQAFDAIWADYEIGKWRLIGYLTQPVQYRDVTTFDDVSNRHLTFSGVRVERSKVGPGDLSAYWSRYINGNAHYLDAAGAEHRDVFDVRYAGKTEHVDWDAETMAQTGHIANDTIGAWAFGLLGGYTFASVTGAPRLGLQVDGASGDRHPGDGHLGTFNPLFPNGYYFTLAGYTGYSNLYHIKPSLTLKAASNVTILTAVGFQWRATTQDAVYGQGMQVVPGTAGKGTAWTGMYEQVRVDWLVNPNVALAVEAVHFEVGDSLRALGARNADYVGVEAKLGW; encoded by the coding sequence ATGAGACGTGTGTTGTCGAAGGCGACCGCGGGCGCGGCGCTGGTTGCGTCCGCGCTCGCGAACGGCGGCGAGGCATGGGCCGCCGATCCCGTGCAGGACCCGCCCCAAACCGCGGCGCAGGGGACGAGTCCTGCCACGGCGTGTAACGCGACGCGGCCCGCCGTCCTGTTCAATCGCTGGCAGGAGAACTGGGGGGTGCTCGCGAATCCGTGCGTGCCGAAGGAACCGCTCGACTCGCTCAAATACATCCCTCTCGGCAGCGATCCGTCCACCTATCTCTCGCTCGGTGCGAACCTGCGCGAGCGCTTCGAGCTGAACAACGCTTCGCTCTTCGGCCTCGGCAACGGGCGTGACGACAACTACGTGATCCAGCGCGCGGAAGTACACGCGGACGCACGGTTCGGCAGTCACGTCCAGGCGTTTTTCCAGCTGGAAGATGCGCGTCCTTTCGGCAAGAACACGGTGACGCCGGTCGACAAGGATCAGCTCGACATCGAGCAGGCGTTCGTGGCGTTCGTCTATGGCGTGGGCGGCGGCACGCTGAAGACCCGCATCGGCCGGCAGGAGATGGCGTTCGACTTGCAGCGTTTCGTTTCGGTGCGCGACGGTCCCAACGTGCGCCAAGCGTTCGACGCGATCTGGGCCGACTACGAAATCGGCAAATGGCGCTTGATCGGCTATCTAACGCAGCCGGTCCAGTATCGCGACGTCACGACGTTCGACGACGTGTCGAATCGCCATCTGACGTTCAGCGGCGTGCGCGTCGAGCGCTCGAAGGTGGGGCCCGGCGATCTGTCCGCCTACTGGTCGCGCTACATCAACGGCAACGCGCACTATCTCGACGCGGCCGGCGCCGAGCATCGCGACGTGTTCGACGTGCGCTACGCGGGAAAGACCGAGCACGTCGACTGGGACGCGGAAACGATGGCTCAGACCGGGCACATCGCCAACGACACGATCGGCGCATGGGCGTTCGGGCTCTTGGGCGGCTATACGTTCGCGTCCGTCACGGGCGCGCCGCGGCTCGGTCTCCAAGTGGACGGCGCGTCGGGCGACCGGCATCCCGGCGACGGCCATCTCGGGACCTTCAATCCGCTGTTTCCGAACGGCTACTACTTCACGCTCGCGGGCTATACGGGATACAGCAATCTGTATCACATCAAGCCGTCATTGACGCTCAAGGCGGCCTCCAACGTCACGATCCTCACGGCAGTCGGATTTCAGTGGCGCGCGACCACGCAGGATGCGGTCTACGGACAGGGCATGCAGGTGGTGCCCGGCACCGCGGGCAAGGGCACCGCCTGGACCGGCATGTATGAGCAGGTGCGGGTGGACTGGCTCGTCAATCCGAACGTCGCGCTCGCCGTCGAGGCGGTTCATTTCGAGGTAGGCGATTCGCTTCGCGCGCTCGGCGCGCGCAATGCGGATTATGTGGGCGTGGAAGCCAAGCTCGGCTGGTAA